The Chitinophagaceae bacterium nucleotide sequence GAGCAAAATATAGTAAAGGGCTGTCAATCTACTGTTTGGATGCGGTCTTTTACTAAAGATGGCAGAATCTTTTTTCAAGCAGATAGTGACACTCTTATCATAAAAGGAATTATTGCTTTACTAATCAGAATATTGTCAAATCAGAAACCGGAGGACATTATACATGCTGAGCTTTTTTTTATAGATAAGATAAAACTACGTGCTCATTTAAGTCCACAGCGATCAAA carries:
- a CDS encoding SufE family protein; protein product: METTIKDIDSIQNEITEEFSALEDPMDRYEYIIDLGKDLLPMSDQFKTEQNIVKGCQSTVWMRSFTKDGRIFFQADSDTLIIKGIIALLIRILSNQKPEDIIHAELFFIDKIKLRAHLSPQRSNGLNAIISQVKEYAIDLSKEG